A single window of Brevundimonas naejangsanensis DNA harbors:
- the dnaE gene encoding DNA polymerase III subunit alpha, producing MADAVNSQGFVHLRVRSAYSLLEGAIKASKIGKMAAEAGMPAVGVADRANLFGALEFSQTTKEAGVQPIVACALPVLDIGGQSAQRWAKTPTIILIAQNEQGWLNLCALSSAAYLDAGEMAEPGVPWGQVVDKSEGLILLSGGPDGPVDPLFVQKKPVEAAAALAEMKRVFGDRFYVELQRHGLDSETAAEGGLVEWAYAHDVPLVATNDVYYARAAQAKSHDALLCISDGAFTGQEDRRRVTGEHWFKSAQAMRELFADLPEACDNTIQIARRCAFLVKTHKPILPRFDTGAGRSEADELAHQAREGLKARLEKNKAYAPEQDYWDRLEWEVGIIQQMGFPGYFLIVADFIKWAKLHDIPVGPGRGSGAGSLVAWSLTITDLDPLRFGLLFERFLNPERVSMPDFDIDFCQERREEVIDYVQDRYGKDRVAQIITFGTLQARAVLRDVGRVLQMPLGQVDRLAKMVPANPANPVTLAQAIDLEPRLREARDAEASVKALLETALELEGLYRNASTHAAGIVIGDRPLTELVPLYQDPRSTIPASQFNMKWVEPAGLVKFDFLGLKTLTVLDRAKGYLERRGAAQDWGLLPLDDPKTYELMASGQTVGVFQLESQGMRDTLRKMRCGSIEEITALISLYRPGPMEMIDTYIDRKFGRAEVDYLHPSLKEVLTETYGVIIYQEQVMKIAQILAGYSLGEADLLRRAMGKKKKEEMDFQRLRFVKGASEKGVPEAQSGSIFDLVAKFAGYGFNKSHAAAYALISFQTGWLKANHPVEFFAASMSLDLSNTDKLAVFYQDCRRFEVPVLAPDINRSSADFDVSWKDGQGSVLYALGAIRNVGLEAMRHVVEVRETGGPFADIFDFLERVDPKAVNKRALEGLARAGAFDSIHPNRRQLFEQADVLIAYCQSVAAERASAQVSLFGADQAGAARPRLKSVEQWAGPDKLDQELYAVGFYLSGHPLEELTPALKRKRVTFVAEAQGLAEAGHEAFQMAGVVRRRQERASARTGEKFAFVTFSDPTGEFECLFPPEQLRRCREVLEVGTSVLVRVRAKAADGEVRFFGDDASRMDVLLDDAQIGLRVILSAQSADAEALKARLDRARAQGKGGEVWLQATLGGRTEVEIKLPGRYRLDAALRGALKSAPGVVMLEDA from the coding sequence TTGGCGGATGCGGTGAACAGTCAGGGCTTTGTCCACCTGCGGGTCCGCAGCGCCTATTCGCTCCTGGAAGGGGCGATCAAGGCGAGCAAGATCGGCAAGATGGCCGCAGAGGCGGGCATGCCGGCGGTGGGGGTTGCGGACCGGGCCAATCTGTTCGGCGCGCTTGAGTTCAGCCAGACGACAAAGGAAGCCGGCGTCCAACCGATCGTCGCCTGCGCCCTGCCTGTTCTCGACATCGGCGGACAGTCGGCCCAGCGCTGGGCCAAGACGCCGACGATCATTTTAATCGCGCAGAACGAGCAAGGCTGGCTCAACCTGTGCGCCCTGTCATCCGCCGCCTACCTCGACGCAGGCGAAATGGCCGAGCCAGGGGTGCCCTGGGGGCAGGTTGTGGATAAGTCCGAAGGGCTCATCCTGCTGTCCGGCGGCCCTGACGGTCCCGTCGACCCTCTGTTCGTGCAGAAGAAACCGGTGGAGGCCGCCGCCGCCCTGGCTGAGATGAAGCGGGTCTTCGGCGATCGCTTCTATGTCGAGCTTCAGCGCCACGGCCTGGACAGCGAGACGGCGGCCGAGGGCGGGCTGGTCGAGTGGGCTTACGCCCACGATGTCCCGTTGGTTGCGACCAACGACGTCTATTACGCCAGGGCGGCGCAGGCGAAGTCGCACGACGCCTTGCTGTGCATCTCCGACGGCGCCTTCACCGGCCAGGAGGATCGCCGCCGCGTTACCGGCGAGCACTGGTTCAAGTCGGCGCAGGCGATGCGCGAGTTGTTCGCGGACCTGCCCGAGGCCTGCGACAACACCATTCAGATCGCCCGTCGTTGCGCCTTCCTGGTCAAGACGCACAAGCCGATCCTGCCGCGCTTCGACACCGGGGCGGGCCGTTCCGAGGCTGACGAACTGGCCCACCAGGCGCGCGAGGGGCTGAAGGCGCGGCTGGAGAAGAACAAGGCTTATGCGCCCGAGCAGGACTATTGGGACCGTCTCGAGTGGGAGGTCGGGATCATCCAGCAGATGGGGTTCCCCGGCTACTTCCTGATCGTTGCCGACTTCATCAAATGGGCCAAGCTGCATGACATCCCGGTCGGGCCCGGGCGGGGTTCGGGGGCCGGCTCCCTGGTGGCCTGGTCGCTGACCATCACCGACCTGGATCCCTTGCGGTTTGGTCTGCTGTTCGAGCGTTTCCTGAACCCGGAACGCGTGTCGATGCCCGACTTCGACATCGACTTCTGTCAGGAGCGGCGCGAAGAGGTCATCGACTACGTTCAGGACCGTTACGGCAAGGACCGGGTGGCCCAGATCATCACCTTCGGCACCCTGCAGGCGCGCGCCGTGCTGCGCGACGTGGGGCGGGTGCTGCAGATGCCGCTGGGCCAGGTGGACCGTCTGGCCAAGATGGTTCCGGCCAACCCGGCCAACCCCGTGACCCTGGCCCAGGCCATCGACCTGGAGCCGCGCCTGCGCGAGGCGCGCGACGCCGAAGCTTCAGTCAAGGCGCTGCTGGAGACGGCGCTGGAACTTGAGGGGCTGTACCGCAACGCCTCGACCCACGCGGCCGGCATCGTCATCGGCGACCGGCCGCTGACGGAACTGGTGCCTCTGTACCAGGACCCGCGCTCCACCATCCCGGCCAGCCAGTTCAACATGAAGTGGGTCGAGCCGGCGGGCCTGGTGAAGTTCGACTTCCTGGGCCTGAAGACCCTGACGGTTCTGGATCGGGCCAAGGGCTATCTGGAACGGCGCGGCGCGGCTCAGGACTGGGGCCTGCTGCCGCTGGACGATCCCAAGACCTATGAGCTGATGGCCTCGGGTCAGACCGTCGGGGTGTTCCAGCTGGAATCTCAGGGCATGCGCGACACCCTGCGCAAGATGCGTTGCGGCTCGATCGAGGAAATCACGGCCCTGATCTCGCTCTATCGGCCGGGGCCGATGGAGATGATCGACACCTATATCGACCGGAAGTTCGGCCGGGCCGAGGTCGATTACCTGCACCCCAGCCTGAAGGAGGTGCTGACCGAGACCTACGGCGTCATCATCTATCAGGAACAGGTGATGAAGATCGCCCAGATCCTGGCGGGTTACAGCCTGGGCGAGGCCGACCTGCTGCGGCGCGCCATGGGCAAGAAGAAGAAGGAGGAGATGGACTTCCAGCGCCTCCGCTTCGTGAAAGGGGCCTCCGAGAAGGGGGTGCCTGAGGCGCAGTCCGGCTCCATCTTCGATCTGGTGGCCAAGTTCGCGGGCTATGGCTTCAACAAGTCGCACGCGGCGGCCTATGCGCTGATCTCGTTCCAGACGGGCTGGCTGAAGGCCAATCATCCGGTCGAGTTCTTCGCCGCCTCCATGAGCCTGGACCTGTCGAACACGGACAAGCTGGCGGTCTTCTATCAGGACTGCCGCCGGTTCGAGGTCCCGGTGCTGGCGCCCGACATCAACCGCTCCTCCGCTGACTTCGACGTGTCGTGGAAGGACGGGCAGGGCAGCGTGCTGTATGCGCTCGGCGCCATCCGCAACGTGGGGCTTGAGGCGATGCGTCACGTGGTCGAGGTGCGCGAGACGGGCGGGCCGTTCGCCGATATTTTTGATTTCCTGGAGCGGGTCGATCCCAAGGCCGTCAACAAGCGGGCGCTGGAAGGGCTGGCGCGGGCGGGCGCGTTCGACAGCATTCATCCGAACCGCCGTCAGTTGTTCGAACAGGCTGACGTTCTGATCGCCTATTGCCAGAGCGTGGCGGCTGAACGTGCCTCGGCCCAGGTCAGCCTGTTCGGCGCCGATCAGGCGGGGGCTGCGCGTCCACGGCTGAAGAGCGTCGAACAATGGGCCGGCCCGGACAAGCTGGATCAGGAACTCTACGCCGTCGGCTTCTATCTGTCGGGCCACCCGCTGGAAGAACTGACGCCGGCCTTGAAGCGCAAGCGCGTGACCTTCGTGGCCGAAGCGCAGGGGCTGGCCGAGGCGGGGCACGAAGCGTTTCAGATGGCGGGCGTGGTGCGTCGCCGTCAGGAACGGGCCAGCGCCCGCACCGGCGAGAAGTTCGCCTTCGTCACCTTCTCGGACCCGACCGGCGAGTTTGAATGCCTGTTCCCGCCGGAGCAACTGCGGCGCTGCCGGGAGGTTCTGGAGGTCGGCACGTCGGTTCTGGTCAGGGTGCGGGCCAAGGCGGCGGACGGGGAGGTGCGTTTCTTCGGCGATGACGCCAGCCGCATGGACGTATTGCTGGACGACGCCCAGATCGGTTTGCGCGTCATCCTGTCGGCGCAGTCGGCCGATGCCGAGGCGTTGAAGGCGCGGTTGGACCGGGCGCGGGCGCAGGGCAAAGGCGGCGAGGTCTGGCTGCAGGCGACGCTGGGTGGCCGCACCGAGGTCGAGATTAAGCTGCCTGGACGATACCGGCTGGACGCGGCGCTGCGCGGCGCGTTGAAGTCGGCGCCGGGGGTGGTGATGCTGGAGGATGCATGA
- a CDS encoding GFA family protein, with protein MSETSVKTHAGSCHCGAVAYEVDVGLDGLVECNCSHCYRKGFVLAFAPRSAFRLTKGEGEMTSYFFNQHKIDHRFCKTCGVQPFGYGVGPDGAEVAAINIRTLTDIEPWTWTAQRVDGRSF; from the coding sequence ATGAGCGAGACGAGCGTGAAGACCCATGCCGGGTCCTGCCACTGCGGCGCGGTCGCCTATGAAGTCGATGTCGGTCTGGATGGACTGGTCGAATGCAACTGCTCCCATTGCTACCGCAAGGGATTCGTTCTGGCGTTCGCGCCGCGCTCGGCGTTCCGCCTGACGAAGGGAGAGGGTGAAATGACATCCTACTTCTTCAATCAGCACAAGATCGATCATCGCTTCTGCAAGACCTGCGGTGTGCAGCCGTTCGGCTACGGCGTGGGGCCGGACGGAGCCGAGGTGGCCGCGATCAATATCCGCACCCTGACCGATATCGAGCCCTGGACCTGGACGGCGCAGCGCGTGGACGGCCGCAGCTTCTGA
- the rpsB gene encoding 30S ribosomal protein S2, producing the protein MALPEFSMRTLLEAGAHFGHQTHRWNPKMDRYIFGSRSNIHIIDLSQTMPLLHQALVAVRDVAAKGGRVLFVGTKRQAADPVAQAATRCAQYYMNNRWLGGTLTNWRTVSNSIQRLRELETILQTGEGRNKKELLTLQREKDRLELSLGGIKDMGSVPDIMFVIDTNKESIAIQEARKLNIPIIAILDTNSDPDGITYPVPGNDDAARAIQTYCDLIADAVLDGLAAGAVAQGIDLGASEAPVEPMLREASAPVAADPAPAGTEGVAEEMVAAEAAAVETPAVEAAEAEKVEG; encoded by the coding sequence ATGGCTCTGCCTGAATTCTCGATGCGTACCCTGCTGGAAGCCGGCGCTCACTTCGGTCACCAGACGCACCGCTGGAACCCGAAGATGGACCGCTACATCTTCGGCTCGCGCTCGAACATCCACATCATCGACCTGTCGCAGACGATGCCGCTGCTGCACCAGGCTCTGGTCGCCGTGCGCGACGTGGCCGCCAAGGGCGGTCGCGTTCTGTTCGTCGGCACCAAGCGTCAGGCCGCCGACCCGGTCGCGCAGGCCGCCACGCGCTGCGCCCAATACTACATGAACAACCGCTGGCTGGGCGGCACCCTGACCAACTGGCGCACCGTCTCGAACTCGATCCAGCGCCTGCGCGAACTGGAAACCATCCTTCAAACCGGCGAAGGCCGTAACAAGAAGGAACTGCTGACCCTGCAGCGCGAGAAGGACCGTCTGGAACTGTCGCTGGGCGGCATCAAGGACATGGGTTCGGTGCCGGACATCATGTTCGTGATCGACACCAACAAGGAATCGATCGCGATCCAGGAAGCCCGCAAGCTGAACATCCCGATCATCGCCATCCTGGACACCAACTCGGACCCGGACGGCATCACCTATCCGGTGCCGGGCAACGATGACGCCGCCCGCGCCATCCAGACCTACTGCGACCTGATCGCCGACGCCGTTCTGGACGGCCTGGCCGCCGGCGCCGTCGCCCAAGGCATCGACCTGGGCGCTTCGGAAGCTCCGGTTGAGCCGATGCTGCGCGAAGCCTCGGCCCCCGTGGCCGCCGACCCGGCTCCGGCCGGCACGGAAGGCGTGGCTGAAGAGATGGTCGCCGCCGAGGCCGCTGCCGTCGAGACCCCTGCGGTCGAAGCCGCCGAGGCCGAGAAGGTCGAAGGCTAA
- the tsf gene encoding translation elongation factor Ts — MAEITAALVKELRERSGVGMMDCKKALVENNGDIEAAIDWLRAKGLSKAAKKADRVAAEGLVAVAVREDGKGEVASAIEFNAETDFVARNDLFQAAAKEFAQLGLHHDGVDAIHGATLENGKTVEAEVTNLIATIGENMQLRRAARLSVGEGAVATYVHNAVSPGVGRIGVLVALEGAGDKEALREVGRKIAMHVAATAPLALDTSDLDPAAIEKERAVLIEKAKEEGRPENMIEKIVSGQIAKFQKDVVLTKQPFVMDPDVTIEQLVANTGKELGSELKLAGFVRMALGEGVEKSDAPDFASEVASMTGGN, encoded by the coding sequence ATGGCCGAGATCACTGCCGCCCTCGTGAAGGAACTTCGCGAGCGTTCGGGCGTCGGCATGATGGACTGCAAGAAGGCGCTGGTTGAGAACAACGGCGACATCGAAGCAGCCATCGACTGGCTGCGCGCCAAGGGTCTGTCCAAGGCCGCCAAGAAGGCCGACCGCGTCGCCGCCGAGGGCCTGGTGGCCGTCGCCGTGCGCGAAGACGGCAAGGGCGAAGTCGCCTCGGCCATCGAGTTCAACGCCGAAACCGACTTCGTGGCCCGCAACGACCTGTTCCAGGCTGCGGCCAAGGAATTCGCTCAACTGGGCCTGCACCATGACGGCGTCGACGCCATCCACGGCGCGACCCTGGAAAACGGCAAGACCGTCGAGGCCGAAGTCACCAACCTGATCGCCACGATCGGCGAGAACATGCAGCTGCGTCGTGCGGCTCGCCTGTCGGTTGGCGAAGGCGCGGTTGCGACCTACGTCCACAACGCCGTGTCGCCGGGCGTCGGCCGCATCGGCGTGCTGGTCGCCCTGGAAGGCGCCGGCGATAAGGAAGCCCTGCGCGAAGTGGGCCGCAAGATCGCCATGCACGTGGCGGCCACGGCTCCGCTGGCGCTGGACACCTCGGACCTGGACCCGGCGGCGATCGAGAAGGAACGCGCTGTCCTGATCGAGAAGGCCAAGGAAGAAGGCCGTCCGGAAAACATGATCGAGAAGATCGTGTCGGGCCAGATCGCCAAGTTCCAGAAGGACGTGGTGCTGACCAAGCAGCCGTTCGTCATGGACCCGGACGTGACCATCGAACAACTGGTCGCCAACACCGGCAAGGAGCTGGGCTCTGAGCTGAAGCTGGCCGGTTTCGTCCGCATGGCCCTGGGCGAAGGCGTCGAGAAGTCCGACGCTCCCGACTTCGCGTCGGAAGTCGCCTCGATGACCGGCGGCAACTAA
- the pyrH gene encoding UMP kinase: MPDAPSEFRYKRVLLKVSGEVLMGDQPYGIDMKTVDVVAAAVAAVARQGVEICLVIGGGNIFRGLSKAAEGMDRANADYMGMLATIMNALAMQGALEKIGVDTRVQSAIPMAAIAEPYIRRRALRHLEKGRVVIFAAGVGAPFFTTDSGAALRAAEMGCDALLKGTSVDGVYTADPKKDPTATRYETLTYQDVLAKDLRVMDASAIALMRDSGIPIVVFSIREEGSLHKTLTGQGTYTVITNKPA, from the coding sequence ATGCCCGACGCCCCCTCTGAGTTTCGTTACAAGCGCGTCCTGCTGAAGGTCTCGGGCGAGGTTCTGATGGGCGATCAGCCCTATGGAATCGACATGAAGACGGTGGACGTGGTCGCCGCCGCCGTCGCCGCCGTGGCGCGTCAGGGCGTGGAAATCTGCCTGGTCATCGGCGGGGGCAATATCTTCCGGGGCCTGTCCAAGGCCGCCGAGGGCATGGACCGCGCCAACGCCGACTACATGGGCATGCTGGCCACCATCATGAACGCCCTGGCCATGCAGGGCGCGCTGGAAAAAATCGGGGTCGACACGCGGGTCCAGAGCGCCATTCCGATGGCCGCGATCGCCGAGCCCTACATCCGTCGCCGCGCGCTGCGTCACCTGGAAAAGGGCCGGGTGGTGATCTTCGCCGCCGGCGTGGGCGCGCCCTTCTTCACCACGGACTCCGGCGCCGCGCTGCGGGCGGCCGAGATGGGCTGCGACGCCCTGCTGAAGGGCACCAGCGTTGATGGCGTCTACACGGCCGATCCGAAGAAGGACCCGACGGCCACCCGCTATGAAACGCTGACCTATCAGGATGTCCTGGCCAAGGACCTGCGGGTCATGGACGCCTCGGCCATCGCCCTGATGCGCGACAGCGGCATTCCGATCGTGGTCTTCTCGATTCGCGAGGAAGGTTCGCTGCACAAGACCTTGACGGGGCAGGGGACCTATACCGTCATCACCAACAAGCCCGCCTGA
- the frr gene encoding ribosome recycling factor: protein MAKPDLKTFRDRMEKSVSSLKDDYAGLRTGRANAGLLEPVVVEAYGATSPLTAVAAISVPEPRMISVSVWDKGMVVSVEKAIRSAGLGLNPIVDGQNLRIPIPPLTEERRKDLAKLAAKYAEDKKIAVRNVRRDANDELKKAEKAGDISQDEQKKMEAEVQKDTDAAIKRIDETLKAKEVEIMQV, encoded by the coding sequence ATGGCCAAACCCGATCTCAAAACCTTTCGTGACCGGATGGAAAAGTCGGTCTCCTCGCTGAAGGACGACTATGCGGGCCTGCGCACGGGCCGCGCCAACGCGGGCCTGCTGGAACCGGTCGTCGTCGAAGCCTATGGCGCGACCTCGCCGCTGACCGCCGTCGCCGCCATCAGCGTGCCGGAACCGCGCATGATCTCGGTCAGCGTCTGGGACAAGGGCATGGTGGTCTCGGTCGAGAAGGCGATCCGCTCCGCGGGCCTGGGCCTGAACCCGATCGTCGACGGCCAGAACCTGCGTATTCCGATCCCGCCGCTGACCGAAGAGCGCCGTAAGGACCTCGCCAAGCTGGCCGCCAAATACGCCGAGGACAAGAAGATCGCTGTGCGCAACGTGCGCCGCGACGCCAACGATGAGCTGAAGAAGGCTGAAAAGGCCGGCGATATCAGCCAGGATGAACAGAAGAAGATGGAAGCTGAGGTCCAGAAGGACACTGACGCCGCCATCAAGCGCATCGACGAGACCTTGAAGGCCAAGGAAGTCGAGATCATGCAGGTCTGA
- the uppS gene encoding polyprenyl diphosphate synthase, translating into MSAEPVATAPAKGPRHVALIMDGNGRWAQRRGLPRAVGHREGVQALRRTIKAAPELGVQCLTVFGFSTENWSRPADEVSDLMGLVRAFVGSDLKRLEAAGVRVKVLGRRTGLPEDIAGIVARAEAQTAHNDKFLLQVAFNYGGRADLADAAQRLVDRARAGEDFIVDEEALGAGLSTAGAPPVDLIVRTSGEQRLSNFLLWEAAYAEMVFQDILWPDYGAETLAEAIAQFACRQRRYGGREVMDTAYGEAAV; encoded by the coding sequence ATGTCGGCCGAGCCCGTCGCCACGGCGCCTGCAAAGGGGCCTCGTCACGTCGCCCTGATCATGGACGGCAACGGCCGCTGGGCGCAGCGACGGGGCCTTCCGCGCGCCGTGGGCCACCGCGAGGGGGTCCAGGCCCTGCGCCGGACCATCAAGGCTGCGCCTGAACTGGGCGTGCAGTGCCTGACGGTGTTCGGTTTCTCGACCGAGAACTGGAGCCGTCCGGCCGATGAGGTGTCCGACCTCATGGGGCTGGTGCGCGCCTTCGTCGGCAGCGATCTGAAGCGGTTGGAGGCTGCGGGGGTGCGGGTGAAGGTTCTCGGGCGCCGGACGGGTCTGCCTGAAGATATCGCCGGCATCGTCGCGCGGGCCGAGGCGCAGACGGCTCACAACGACAAATTCCTGCTGCAGGTGGCCTTCAACTATGGCGGCCGGGCGGATCTGGCCGATGCGGCTCAGCGTCTGGTCGATCGCGCCCGCGCTGGCGAAGACTTCATCGTCGACGAAGAGGCGCTGGGCGCCGGCCTGTCGACGGCGGGCGCGCCCCCGGTCGATCTGATCGTGCGAACCTCGGGCGAGCAGCGCCTGTCCAACTTCCTGTTGTGGGAGGCGGCTTACGCCGAGATGGTTTTCCAGGACATCCTCTGGCCGGACTACGGCGCTGAAACCCTGGCCGAGGCCATCGCCCAGTTCGCCTGTCGCCAGCGTCGCTATGGCGGGCGCGAGGTCATGGACACCGCTTATGGCGAGGCGGCGGTCTGA
- a CDS encoding phosphatidate cytidylyltransferase produces MALKPRDIALRAASAVVLAPAAVLATWAGGDWFCALVVAGAVLLAFEWARMCAPRLWRPIGVAVALALVVAVIAAHVGQISLALVLMVFGALAAGLFARTRGQSALDTAYGVLYLGWPCVLLIWLRDLHEVQGLYWTVLVFAVAWSADILAYLVGSFVGGPKLWPRFSPNKTWSGFIGGLTAGMIAGAAMAGWLDMGMLTAVWGGVLGLTAALATMGGDLWESALKRRFGVKDAGNLIPGHGGLLDRVDGLMFAVVVVAAGRLIVLMLERAA; encoded by the coding sequence ATGGCGTTAAAGCCTCGCGACATCGCCCTGCGCGCCGCCTCTGCGGTCGTGCTGGCCCCGGCGGCGGTTCTGGCGACCTGGGCCGGGGGCGACTGGTTCTGCGCCTTAGTGGTCGCGGGCGCGGTGTTGCTGGCCTTCGAATGGGCCAGGATGTGCGCGCCCAGGCTGTGGCGGCCGATCGGCGTCGCGGTGGCTCTGGCCCTGGTCGTGGCGGTGATCGCCGCCCACGTCGGCCAGATTTCGCTGGCGCTGGTGTTGATGGTGTTCGGGGCGCTGGCGGCGGGCCTGTTCGCCCGGACGCGCGGCCAGTCGGCGCTTGATACCGCCTATGGCGTGCTCTACCTCGGCTGGCCCTGCGTTCTGTTGATCTGGCTGCGCGACCTGCATGAAGTGCAGGGGCTGTACTGGACCGTGCTGGTCTTCGCCGTCGCCTGGTCGGCGGACATTCTGGCCTATCTGGTCGGCAGCTTCGTCGGGGGCCCGAAGCTGTGGCCGCGCTTTTCGCCGAACAAGACCTGGTCCGGCTTCATCGGCGGGCTGACCGCCGGGATGATCGCCGGCGCCGCAATGGCGGGCTGGCTGGACATGGGGATGCTGACGGCCGTCTGGGGCGGGGTGCTGGGCCTGACCGCCGCCCTGGCCACCATGGGCGGCGATCTGTGGGAGTCGGCGCTGAAGCGGCGTTTCGGCGTCAAGGATGCGGGCAATCTGATTCCAGGCCACGGAGGTCTGCTGGACCGCGTCGACGGCCTGATGTTCGCCGTGGTCGTGGTCGCCGCCGGGCGGCTGATCGTCCTCATGTTGGAGCGGGCGGCGTGA
- the dxr gene encoding 1-deoxy-D-xylulose-5-phosphate reductoisomerase, with protein MIARRVTILGSTGSVGSSTLDLMEQTQGAGSARFEVEALTGGANIARLAEQARRWRPRIAVTADPARLNELREALTGTGIETAAGPDAIVEAATRPADWIMASIVGAAGLRSAWAAAETGATLALANKESLVCCGPALIERVRRSGGQLIPVDSEHSAIFQVFPLEAPERVSKLVLTASGGPFRTLPRSAMTRITPEQAVAHPNWSMGAKISVDSATMANKGLELIEAAYLFDMPGERIDVVVHPESIIHSLVEYVDGSTLAQMGPPDMRTPIACALSWPDRLAWPAPRLDLASLGRLTFEAPDEARFPALRLAREALAAGGEAPIVFNAANEVAALAFLDRRLGFLNIAAVVADTLEKATSAGVSCGSDDACDAALAVDAQARRIASDVIASLNMAA; from the coding sequence GTGATCGCGCGGCGCGTCACGATTCTGGGCTCGACCGGGTCGGTCGGCTCGTCGACGCTGGACCTCATGGAACAGACGCAAGGCGCGGGCTCTGCGCGGTTCGAGGTCGAGGCCCTGACCGGCGGCGCCAATATCGCCCGGCTGGCCGAGCAGGCGCGCCGCTGGCGGCCGCGCATCGCCGTGACAGCCGATCCCGCGCGGCTGAATGAACTGCGCGAAGCCCTGACGGGAACCGGGATCGAGACGGCGGCCGGGCCGGACGCCATCGTGGAAGCAGCCACGCGGCCGGCCGACTGGATCATGGCCTCTATCGTCGGCGCGGCGGGCCTGCGGTCGGCCTGGGCGGCGGCGGAGACGGGCGCCACCCTGGCCCTGGCGAATAAGGAGAGCCTGGTCTGCTGCGGTCCTGCGCTGATCGAGCGGGTCCGGCGCAGCGGGGGCCAGCTGATCCCGGTCGATTCCGAGCACTCCGCCATCTTTCAGGTCTTCCCGCTCGAGGCGCCCGAGCGGGTGTCCAAGCTGGTGCTGACCGCGTCGGGCGGGCCGTTCCGCACTCTGCCCCGCTCGGCCATGACGCGGATTACGCCCGAGCAGGCGGTCGCCCATCCGAACTGGAGCATGGGCGCTAAGATTTCGGTCGACAGCGCCACCATGGCCAACAAGGGGCTGGAACTGATCGAGGCCGCCTATCTGTTCGACATGCCGGGTGAACGGATCGATGTGGTCGTCCACCCGGAATCGATCATCCACAGCCTTGTGGAATATGTGGATGGTTCGACGCTGGCCCAGATGGGGCCGCCGGACATGAGGACGCCGATCGCCTGCGCCCTGTCCTGGCCAGACCGACTGGCCTGGCCCGCGCCTAGGCTGGACCTGGCGTCGCTGGGACGACTGACCTTCGAGGCGCCGGATGAGGCGCGCTTTCCGGCCCTGAGGCTGGCGCGCGAAGCCCTGGCGGCGGGCGGCGAGGCGCCGATCGTCTTCAATGCCGCTAATGAAGTGGCGGCTCTGGCGTTTCTTGACCGACGGCTGGGCTTTCTCAATATTGCCGCAGTCGTCGCCGACACCCTTGAGAAGGCGACCAGCGCGGGCGTGTCTTGCGGTTCGGACGATGCCTGCGATGCGGCTCTGGCCGTCGATGCGCAGGCGCGGCGGATTGCGAGCGACGTCATCGCCTCGCTGAACATGGCTGCCTGA